One Candidatus Planktophila limnetica DNA segment encodes these proteins:
- the ftsX gene encoding permease-like cell division protein FtsX has protein sequence MRARFLLGEVGIGLKRNFTMTFAVIVTVAISLSLLGIGLLSNSQVNAMKDYWYDKIEVSVFLCGSLSESPSCSAGIISSAQRLQIQNELQKMPVVDTVYYESQSQAYSRFQERFKDSAIAQNVTADQLPESFRVKLKDPQQFPVIVSAFSGRPGIDLVQDQRTILEKFFRLLAVLRNGALLVGLASVLTAALLISNTLRIAAFNRRRETGVMKLVGASSWSIQLPFLLEGVISAIIGWGLATGLLALLKSVVDSKVAPLLTFTKFFGWGEVWVASGWLLLTGLTVSVLASLVTLRRYLKV, from the coding sequence ATGCGCGCACGTTTCCTATTAGGTGAAGTTGGTATCGGGCTTAAACGAAACTTCACCATGACATTTGCAGTCATTGTCACGGTTGCAATCTCGCTCTCATTGCTTGGAATTGGCTTACTCTCAAATTCTCAAGTAAATGCCATGAAAGATTATTGGTATGACAAGATCGAAGTTTCAGTATTCCTCTGCGGTTCTTTATCAGAATCACCATCATGTTCTGCAGGAATCATTTCTTCTGCCCAGCGCCTCCAGATACAAAATGAATTGCAGAAGATGCCAGTTGTAGACACTGTCTATTACGAATCTCAATCACAGGCCTACTCACGTTTTCAAGAACGCTTTAAGGATTCAGCTATTGCACAAAATGTGACTGCAGATCAATTGCCAGAATCATTTCGTGTGAAGCTCAAAGACCCACAGCAATTTCCAGTAATTGTCAGTGCATTCTCGGGTCGTCCAGGAATTGATTTAGTACAAGATCAAAGAACAATTCTTGAAAAATTCTTCCGATTACTTGCTGTTCTCCGAAATGGTGCCTTACTCGTTGGTCTTGCATCAGTCCTGACTGCAGCACTCTTGATCAGCAACACACTTCGCATCGCAGCCTTTAATAGACGTCGCGAAACTGGAGTGATGAAACTTGTTGGCGCATCATCTTGGTCGATTCAACTTCCATTCTTACTCGAAGGTGTCATCTCTGCGATTATCGGTTGGGGCTTGGCAACAGGTTTACTGGCCCTCCTAAAATCCGTAGTTGATTCCAAAGTTGCACCACTTTTGACCTTTACTAAGTTTTTTGGCTGGGGCGAAGTGTGGGTTGCATCAGGTTGGCTCTTGCTGACGGGACTTACTGTTTCGGTTCTGGCTTCATTGGTAACTCTTCGCCGCTATCTCAAGGTTTAA
- a CDS encoding GNAT family N-acetyltransferase: MIWWPSEVPTLTYGNITLRPSRESDIESIFNACQDPLISHFTTVPADYTLEHAQAFVRQLDPEGLQSKREIRFIVESNHGVAPELAGVISFHSPSFNNKVAEIGYWITKEFRGKSIGTTAVKVLTNFGFETMGWNRIEAMIDHDNEASKKVVTRAGYEHEGLLRQRVVRDDGSIIDMDVYAVLQNNWVGLQ, translated from the coding sequence ATGATTTGGTGGCCCAGTGAAGTTCCAACACTTACATATGGCAACATCACTCTGCGCCCATCACGTGAGAGCGATATCGAAAGCATTTTTAATGCTTGCCAAGATCCACTCATTTCGCACTTCACAACTGTTCCCGCAGATTACACACTCGAACATGCACAGGCTTTTGTTCGCCAATTAGATCCTGAGGGATTACAAAGCAAGCGCGAGATTAGATTCATTGTCGAAAGTAACCATGGCGTCGCACCCGAATTAGCAGGTGTGATCTCTTTTCATTCTCCAAGTTTTAACAATAAAGTCGCCGAAATTGGTTACTGGATTACAAAAGAATTTCGCGGAAAATCCATTGGCACGACCGCAGTAAAAGTACTTACTAATTTTGGCTTTGAAACGATGGGCTGGAATCGAATTGAAGCAATGATTGATCATGACAATGAAGCTTCAAAAAAGGTTGTCACACGGGCAGGATATGAGCATGAAGGTTTGCTTCGTCAAAGAGTTGTTCGCGACGATGGTTCAATAATTGATATGGACGTATACGCGGTACTACAAAATAATTGGGTGGGGTTGCAATAA
- the smpB gene encoding SsrA-binding protein SmpB — translation MVKEVGRKVIAQNKKARHDYSIEDVFECGIVLTGTEVKSLRMGRASLIDGFAMVNKGELWLSGVHIPEYTQGTWTNHTPRRDRKLLVHSAEIRKLSARMKEGGLTLVPLSLYFKDGKAKIELAVAKGKKVHDKRAALMERQAGREIEREVSRRRTGKDS, via the coding sequence ATGGTAAAAGAAGTTGGTCGCAAAGTCATCGCACAAAATAAGAAAGCTCGTCATGATTATTCAATCGAAGATGTTTTTGAATGCGGAATTGTTTTAACCGGTACTGAAGTTAAGTCACTTCGCATGGGTCGTGCTTCACTAATTGATGGTTTCGCAATGGTTAATAAGGGCGAACTCTGGTTAAGCGGGGTACATATACCTGAATACACCCAAGGTACCTGGACTAATCACACACCGCGACGCGATCGTAAACTTCTTGTTCACTCAGCAGAGATTCGCAAACTATCTGCTCGTATGAAAGAAGGCGGACTCACTCTTGTTCCACTCTCGCTCTATTTTAAAGATGGCAAAGCGAAAATCGAACTTGCAGTTGCAAAGGGTAAGAAAGTTCACGATAAGCGCGCGGCACTTATGGAACGTCAAGCAGGTCGCGAAATAGAGCGCGAAGTTTCTCGTCGCCGCACCGGAAAAGATTCTTAA